A stretch of Vairimorpha necatrix chromosome 2, complete sequence DNA encodes these proteins:
- a CDS encoding thioredoxin-1 has protein sequence MLFSLVFVSFTFSQTIESCDRINTGIVLSIYYTTYCRFCQAYMPEMEKMAYNASLKGVPITVQRINCEVCSCDFDNIKGYPTTILRENGIEIARKSGKMECSEVSNFLQQNLCETNGHLVGKNNISTQPAFVMPSNVVQNTQSCNIPMIQNPPMANVGNYIKSSC, from the coding sequence ATGTTATTCTCCTTAGTTTTTGTGTCTTTTACATTTTCGCAGACTATTGAATCTTGCGATCGTATTAATACTGGTATAGTCTTGTCGATATACTACACAACTTATTGTCGATTTTGTCAAGCATACATGCCAGAGATGGAAAAGATGGCCTATAATGCATCGTTAAAAGGTGTACCTATCACAGTTCAAAGAATTAATTGTGAGGTTTGTAGTTGCGATTTTGACAATATAAAAGGATACCCAACGACCATCTTAAGAGAAAACGGGATCGAGATAGCACGAAAATCTGGGAAAATGGAATGTTCAGAAGTCAGTAATTTCTTACAACAGAATTTGTGTGAAACTAATGGGCACTTGGTaggtaaaaataatatttcgaCTCAGCCTGCATTTGTAATGCCATCTAATGTTGTTCAGAATACTCAGTCTTGTAATATTCCAATGATCCAGAATCCTCCCATGGCTAATGTTggtaattatattaaatcatCTTgctaa
- a CDS encoding histone H2B: protein MNKAPKQNTGKAPINTKQGEGDKKKKKKMSNLCSGMQFKSAIKRIAKDINPDNSVFLTSQAIAILCAIAYDIISSCGEVASEFSKKVSKQTVGADEIVAAFEILLKGELKKLALREVHTCLSKPSASKPMKSTKD, encoded by the coding sequence ATGAATAAAGCACCTAAACAGAATACCGGTAAAGCACCAATTAATACTAAGCAAGGAGAAGGAGacaaaaagaagaagaagaaaatgtCTAACTTATGCTCAGGTATGCAGTTCAAATCAGCTATTAAGAGAATCGCCAAGGATATTAACCCAGATAACTCTGTCTTCCTTACCAGCCAGGCTATTGCCATTTTATGCGCTATTGcttatgatattatttctaGCTGTGGAGAGGTCGCCTCAGAATTCTCTAAAAAGGTCAGTAAACAAACAGTTGGAGCTGATGAAATTGTAGCTGCGTTCGAAATATTACTTAAAGGAGAATTGAAGAAATTGGCACTTAGAGAAGTTCATACTTGTTTATCTAAACCAAGTGCCTCTAAGCCAATGAAATCTACTAAAGACtga
- a CDS encoding high mobility group protein: MATRTAAKGLKKKTVKKLKDKNAPKAPLTPYLRWGQEQSSKDPSLQSMTIGQRGKVLGDMWKSVSEDEKESIKSEYQKEKEAYLKEFEAYKKTDNYKKWLKQKDALATEEKSGGKKKRTARSAYNVYFKEQYPILSAPKEGEEKPQMKDVASALAKQWKAYTDEERAAYQEKADKINKEKREAEYSKKEESDNEEEEEEEEVSEEEE; encoded by the coding sequence ATGGCCACAAGAACTGCAGCAAAAggacttaaaaaaaagactGTAAAAAAGCTTAAAGATAAGAATGCACCAAAAGCGCCTTTAACGCCTTACTTGAGATGGGGTCAGGAGCAAAGTTCGAAAGACCCCTCATTGCAGTCCATGACAATAGGCCAACGAGGGAAGGTACTTGGCGACATGTGGAAATCAGTAAGCGAAGACGAAAAAGAAAGTATTAAAAGCGAATACCAGAAGGAGAAAGAAGCTTATCTTAAGGAATTTGAAGCTTATAAGAAAACTGATAATTACAAGAAATGGCTTAAACAAAAAGACGCCTTGGCCACAGAAGAGAAGTCGGGaggtaaaaaaaagagaactGCACGGAGCGCCtataatgtttattttaaagaacAATATCCAATTCTTTCGGCTCCCAAGGAGGGAGAAGAGAAGCCGCAGATGAAAGACGTGGCTTCTGCTTTAGCCAAACAATGGAAGGCTTACACAGATGAAGAAAGAGCAGCTTATCAAGAAAAAGCtgataaaattaacaaaGAGAAGAGAGAAGCAGAGTATAgcaaaaaagaagaatCTGATAATGAAGAAGAAGAGGAAGAAGAGGAAGTTAGCGAAGAAGAAGagtaa